A genomic window from Winogradskyella sp. J14-2 includes:
- a CDS encoding Ig-like domain-containing protein: MRNLLICKKSVILTLLFSPCFFTNIYGQQLAFPSAYGAGAYVSGGRGGEVLHVTSLNDNVNEVGTLTWALEHADNRGNARTIVFDVSGVIEIGTATSTFSSGSWTRRLEGSDFNNITINGFTAPEGGITIIGYSYYFLDADNIIIRGIKFRNGYPDDNGASNLQMRRCTNVIVDRCSFSYGNKGININSDSNSTANVTIQNNLIGEAQQGALIGNSNGDEIAAGDWTFARNVIGNVRFRMPKIGGQLNLDLINNIYHNWDRKAIRSNGNSYTINIYSNYWQRGVDYDNASDPIFTTFTNTEMSPRIYDDGLSYFTSDLSDDYGNYPNPVSDVWSLFNVSTYPIQPWWFENTPTPMLGRAIPVLPAETLKSELLPTVGACYYINNSGQLVYSRDNVDAALVNKIDTDSNEGRINGELYQSLAEDLITSLPSNTRPGNFYVSNAHIPEAYLVSRGITGNATVHNQIQPSGYTLLEEYINQVDGTIPDIEVTNVEVTPNTAEIFIPNTITLSAIITPSDATDQSGVWESSDETIATVDANGVVTPIVPGEVTITFTSNDNPDYSDSSIVTVFPEAFQANAGPDQTICQGESVVLSASGGQNYLWSNGETTASIEVNPTVTTTYTVTAFDDLGNSDDDSVTVIVNELPIAEAGDDQTICEGEIVTLTASGGDEYLWSTGETSASISVIPSSDTTYTVEVTTNGCSSTDDITVFVITAPNLTVSNDVTIMEGETTILTASGSDNYLWSTGETSESIEVSPSVTTTYTVSTTSVNGCIGSGEITVTVIPELIADAGEDIEICNGEDTLLTASGGVNYTWSTGETSAQISVSPNTTTIYTVTVEDSFGNSDSDSVTVTVNQTPTLTITEDLTIVEGENIQLTVTGASLYLWNTGETSETITVNPDITTTYTVTGTTGNCSSSAQVTVTVEELLVVSAGQDENVCEDDTYDVVLTATQGDSYLWSTGETSQSIVVSPLSTTTYSVTVTSGIQEDTDDVTVFVNPNPDVVILNGESVDIMSGDFVTLSASGANTYEWNNGATQPNIAVSPSQTTTYEVRGYIGDCYDEKQVTVNVIPEVEADAGEDQEICLGDIVILTASGGDEYVWSTGETTQSIEVSPSETTAYTVTVFNALDFDEDTVNVFVDTNCEEDGVVIEDPINGETLEFKFSVYPNPATEYVDVKLSGSDQLTGFYLYDLTGKLIFHEKVENESLNVYSTTRIDVSSLRPGIYLVKLADVQRELYKRLIVR, translated from the coding sequence TTGAGAAACCTACTTATTTGCAAGAAATCGGTTATACTAACTTTGCTTTTTTCACCCTGTTTCTTTACTAATATTTATGGTCAACAATTAGCATTCCCATCAGCGTATGGTGCAGGTGCATACGTATCTGGTGGTAGAGGTGGCGAAGTGCTGCACGTTACGTCTCTTAACGACAATGTTAATGAAGTAGGAACGTTGACGTGGGCTTTAGAACATGCCGATAATCGTGGTAATGCAAGAACCATAGTGTTCGATGTCAGTGGTGTAATAGAAATAGGTACGGCTACAAGTACATTTTCGAGCGGCTCGTGGACAAGACGGTTAGAAGGCTCTGATTTTAATAACATTACAATAAACGGATTTACAGCACCCGAAGGTGGCATAACTATAATTGGCTATTCGTATTATTTTTTAGATGCAGATAACATCATTATAAGAGGTATTAAGTTTAGAAATGGTTATCCGGACGATAATGGCGCAAGTAACCTACAGATGAGACGATGCACCAACGTTATTGTTGACAGATGTTCGTTTTCTTACGGCAATAAAGGTATTAACATTAATAGCGATTCTAATAGTACAGCAAACGTTACCATACAAAATAATTTAATTGGCGAAGCACAACAAGGCGCATTAATAGGCAACTCAAACGGTGATGAGATAGCAGCTGGTGATTGGACGTTTGCCAGAAACGTTATAGGCAATGTAAGATTTAGAATGCCTAAAATAGGAGGACAGTTAAACCTCGATTTAATTAATAATATTTACCATAATTGGGATAGAAAAGCAATTAGATCAAATGGAAACAGTTATACAATAAATATTTACAGTAACTATTGGCAAAGAGGTGTCGATTACGATAATGCATCCGATCCAATATTTACTACTTTTACCAATACAGAAATGAGTCCTAGGATCTATGATGATGGCCTTAGTTATTTCACTTCCGATTTATCAGATGATTATGGAAACTACCCAAATCCTGTAAGCGATGTTTGGAGTTTATTTAATGTTAGTACTTATCCAATACAGCCTTGGTGGTTTGAAAACACACCCACTCCCATGCTAGGCAGAGCTATACCTGTTTTGCCAGCAGAAACTTTAAAATCAGAATTATTACCTACCGTAGGCGCTTGTTATTACATAAATAATAGTGGACAATTAGTTTATTCGAGAGATAATGTGGATGCAGCTTTGGTCAACAAAATTGATACCGATAGTAATGAGGGCAGAATTAATGGAGAGTTATACCAAAGTTTGGCAGAAGATTTGATTACATCACTACCAAGCAATACAAGACCTGGTAATTTTTACGTAAGTAACGCTCATATACCAGAAGCTTACTTAGTTTCTAGAGGTATTACGGGCAATGCCACTGTTCACAATCAAATACAACCTAGCGGATATACATTATTAGAAGAATATATAAATCAAGTCGATGGTACAATACCAGATATAGAAGTCACAAATGTCGAGGTGACTCCAAATACTGCAGAAATATTTATACCGAATACTATTACTTTATCCGCTATAATAACACCTAGTGATGCAACGGATCAATCTGGCGTATGGGAAAGCAGTGACGAGACTATCGCTACGGTTGATGCTAATGGTGTTGTTACACCCATAGTCCCAGGCGAGGTTACAATTACTTTTACATCTAACGATAATCCTGATTATTCTGATTCGTCCATCGTAACGGTTTTTCCGGAGGCGTTCCAAGCGAACGCAGGACCAGATCAAACTATTTGCCAAGGGGAGTCCGTTGTGCTCTCAGCATCTGGTGGTCAAAATTATTTATGGAGTAATGGTGAAACAACCGCATCAATTGAAGTTAATCCAACTGTAACAACCACTTACACTGTTACTGCTTTTGATGATTTAGGAAATAGTGATGACGATAGTGTAACAGTCATAGTTAACGAATTACCAATTGCAGAGGCAGGCGATGACCAAACAATATGTGAGGGAGAAATAGTAACATTAACAGCTAGTGGTGGAGATGAGTATTTATGGAGTACGGGAGAAACATCAGCTTCAATTTCAGTTATACCAAGTTCTGATACTACATATACTGTAGAGGTTACTACAAACGGCTGTTCTAGCACAGATGATATTACAGTATTTGTAATTACGGCACCAAACCTTACCGTTAGTAACGATGTTACCATAATGGAAGGAGAAACAACAATCCTTACAGCTAGTGGAAGTGATAATTATTTATGGAGTACAGGTGAAACTTCAGAATCAATAGAAGTATCACCTTCTGTAACAACAACTTATACTGTATCTACTACATCAGTTAATGGTTGCATAGGCAGTGGTGAAATAACTGTAACAGTAATACCAGAGCTCATTGCAGATGCTGGTGAAGATATTGAGATTTGTAATGGAGAAGACACCCTCCTAACAGCATCTGGTGGTGTAAATTATACTTGGAGTACAGGTGAAACCTCAGCCCAGATATCCGTAAGCCCTAACACAACAACAATCTATACAGTAACAGTTGAAGATAGTTTTGGAAATTCAGATTCTGATAGTGTAACGGTAACGGTTAATCAAACACCAACGCTTACAATAACTGAAGACTTAACGATTGTTGAAGGTGAAAACATTCAATTGACTGTTACAGGTGCATCATTATATCTGTGGAATACAGGTGAAACAAGCGAAACAATTACTGTAAACCCAGATATAACTACAACTTATACTGTAACAGGAACAACAGGAAATTGTTCATCTAGTGCTCAGGTAACCGTAACTGTTGAAGAGCTTTTAGTAGTATCTGCCGGTCAAGACGAAAATGTCTGTGAAGATGATACTTATGATGTCGTTTTAACAGCAACTCAAGGAGATAGTTATTTGTGGAGTACAGGTGAAACGTCGCAAAGTATCGTTGTAAGTCCTTTATCAACAACTACCTATTCGGTAACGGTTACTTCTGGTATACAAGAAGATACAGATGATGTTACCGTTTTTGTAAACCCTAATCCAGATGTTGTAATATTAAATGGAGAAAGTGTTGATATAATGAGTGGAGATTTTGTTACACTCTCTGCATCTGGAGCAAACACTTATGAATGGAATAATGGCGCAACACAGCCAAATATAGCTGTTAGTCCTTCCCAGACAACTACTTATGAGGTAAGAGGTTACATCGGAGATTGTTATGATGAAAAACAAGTTACGGTTAATGTCATCCCAGAAGTAGAGGCAGATGCAGGTGAAGATCAGGAGATTTGCTTAGGAGACATTGTTATTTTAACAGCCAGTGGAGGAGATGAGTATGTATGGAGCACAGGTGAAACAACACAATCTATTGAAGTATCTCCATCCGAAACAACTGCGTATACAGTTACTGTATTTAATGCCTTAGATTTTGATGAAGATACAGTGAATGTTTTTGTAGATACTAACTGTGAGGAAGATGGTGTGGTAATTGAAGATCCAATTAATGGAGAAACTTTAGAGTTTAAATTTTCGGTGTATCCCAATCCGGCAACCGAATACGTTGATGTAAAATTGTCTGGAAGTGACCAATTAACAGGCTTTTATCTATATGATTTAACTGGCAAACTAATTTTTCATGAGAAAGTTGAAAATGAAAGTTTAAACGTTTATTCAACAACAAGAATTGATGTGAGCAGCCTAAGGCCAGGTATTTATTTGGTTAAACTTGCAGATGTTCAGAGAGAGCTATATAAACGTTTAATCGTAAGATAG
- a CDS encoding lipopolysaccharide biosynthesis protein, protein MSRVSKSLKNAKVGVFFFTVSIFLQFFSRKIFLDELGDDFIGLESTLRSILGFLNLAELGIGTAIGFTLYKPLYVNNQLEINKIIALLGVLYKKIGLSILIVGIVISLFFPIIFSDTPFSLLLIYFVFYTLMTSTLLSYFVNYHASLFGADQKGYIIQKYFQSFNIVRVLLQVAVVLFYKNFFLYIILELIFSIVYSIVLRHKIKQIYPWLSIYYSGKTSVIKEYPQVIKKVKQVFFHKISEFVKGGTDNLLIYGLINLQSVALFGNYFLVFSKLNSLIMMAFAGTGSAVGNLIAEDDKDNVNKVFWELVSLQFFIAGFFGLTIYYTMDHLILLWLGEKYVLSKVILVLFISNFFLMQITATINRFKNAYGLYADIWAAVSEALINLVVSFILGSIYGISGIVAGTVSSLFIIGVLWKPYYLFKYGFKKSVIVYWKGLTPILLSFALSCLFIHYCVTLFIHEDANMNFISWALFSTKISLLVIIIYGTLLYALNKSFRIFWTRIKTLLKKTFNLN, encoded by the coding sequence ATGTCTAGAGTCTCCAAATCTTTAAAAAATGCAAAAGTCGGTGTGTTTTTTTTCACCGTATCCATATTTCTTCAATTCTTCTCTAGAAAGATATTTTTAGATGAACTTGGTGATGATTTTATTGGTTTAGAGTCTACCTTAAGAAGTATTTTAGGGTTTTTAAACTTGGCCGAATTAGGTATCGGAACTGCTATAGGATTTACGCTATATAAGCCTCTTTATGTCAACAACCAATTAGAAATTAATAAAATTATAGCACTGCTAGGTGTTCTCTACAAAAAAATTGGATTGTCGATACTCATTGTAGGGATTGTGATCTCGCTTTTTTTTCCGATTATCTTTTCGGATACACCCTTTTCATTATTGCTGATATATTTTGTCTTTTACACTTTAATGACTTCTACGCTATTGTCATATTTTGTCAATTACCATGCTAGTTTGTTTGGTGCTGATCAAAAGGGTTATATCATTCAAAAATATTTTCAAAGCTTCAATATTGTTAGGGTACTACTTCAGGTTGCAGTTGTTCTCTTTTACAAAAACTTTTTTCTTTATATTATATTAGAGCTTATTTTTAGTATCGTTTACAGCATTGTACTTAGGCATAAAATTAAACAGATATATCCATGGCTTTCAATTTATTACAGTGGAAAAACTTCCGTTATAAAAGAATATCCACAAGTTATTAAGAAAGTAAAGCAAGTTTTTTTTCATAAAATTAGTGAGTTTGTAAAAGGAGGTACAGATAATTTATTAATCTATGGGCTTATAAATCTTCAAAGTGTTGCTCTTTTTGGTAATTATTTTTTGGTGTTTTCAAAATTAAATAGCCTAATTATGATGGCATTTGCTGGTACAGGCTCGGCTGTTGGAAATTTAATTGCAGAAGATGATAAGGATAATGTAAACAAAGTGTTTTGGGAACTTGTATCCTTACAATTTTTTATTGCAGGTTTTTTTGGTCTTACCATATACTACACTATGGATCATTTAATTTTATTATGGCTGGGCGAAAAATATGTGCTTTCTAAGGTTATATTGGTTTTATTTATTTCAAACTTTTTTTTAATGCAAATCACTGCGACCATAAATCGTTTTAAGAATGCCTATGGTCTCTATGCAGACATTTGGGCTGCAGTATCTGAGGCTTTAATAAATTTGGTGGTATCTTTTATACTTGGTAGTATTTATGGCATTTCTGGGATCGTTGCCGGAACCGTTAGTAGTCTTTTTATTATAGGTGTTTTATGGAAACCATATTATTTGTTTAAATATGGATTTAAAAAAAGTGTAATAGTATATTGGAAGGGATTAACTCCAATATTATTGAGTTTTGCATTATCGTGTCTATTTATACATTATTGTGTTACTTTATTTATACACGAGGATGCTAATATGAATTTTATAAGCTGGGCCTTATTTAGTACTAAAATAAGTTTATTGGTAATAATTATCTATGGTACATTGTTGTACGCGCTTAACAAAAGCTTTAGAATTTTTTGGACTAGAATAAAAACCTTATTAAAAAAGACCTTTAATTTAAACTAA
- a CDS encoding serine O-acetyltransferase encodes MIQSKTEYKEYLRRDRIALEISNESISNKIKNLFFPNPVWRFQKLMRKLEYYTNCKNKGLYKLYILYLKYRYRSISIKLNFSIPINIFGPGLSIVHYGTIIINYTTKIGANCRMHACVNIGASGGEIQGPILGDNVYIAPGAKIFGNIKIPNNTAIGANAVVNKSFKKENTMIAGVPAKVIGDIDIKKIIKNG; translated from the coding sequence ATGATACAAAGTAAAACAGAATATAAAGAGTACCTAAGGCGAGATCGTATTGCTTTAGAGATAAGCAACGAATCTATAAGCAACAAAATAAAAAACCTATTTTTTCCAAACCCTGTTTGGCGTTTTCAAAAGCTAATGCGAAAGTTAGAGTATTATACAAATTGTAAAAACAAAGGCTTATACAAGCTTTATATATTATATCTTAAATACCGCTACAGGTCAATTTCTATAAAACTCAATTTTTCTATTCCAATAAATATTTTTGGCCCAGGACTATCTATAGTGCACTATGGTACTATCATAATAAATTACACAACTAAGATTGGTGCAAATTGTAGAATGCATGCTTGTGTTAATATTGGCGCATCCGGAGGTGAAATTCAAGGTCCAATCTTAGGAGATAATGTATACATTGCGCCAGGAGCTAAAATATTTGGTAATATTAAAATACCCAATAATACCGCAATTGGTGCCAATGCTGTGGTAAATAAATCTTTTAAAAAAGAAAACACAATGATTGCTGGTGTGCCTGCAAAAGTTATAGGTGATATAGACATAAAAAAAATTATTAAGAATGGGTAA
- a CDS encoding ATP-grasp fold amidoligase family protein, whose protein sequence is MGKQDKITLRGRISNLYRKSDIGYSLLRPFYKVYEFTIKLIPDRAFIKWYFKRYMGYSFDIDNPQTLNEKITWLKLYDRSDLHTRVADKYTVRSYIAEKIGEQYLIPLLYHTKDASKLRPENLPDSSFIIKNNHDSGGYVIVKDKSVIDWPKVQKSFKRSLKENFYYATREWQYKNIEPRIVVEELLTTENGEIPNDYKCHCFNGKLAFVHVDIDRFGDRRRNLYDTNWNLIPCVWQYENGTVEKKPELFDKMKSLAETLAKDFIYARIDFYLVKGQIYFGEISFHHHSGTQKFKTRECDLKFGQQLNLPNTI, encoded by the coding sequence ATGGGTAAACAAGATAAAATAACGTTAAGGGGAAGGATTTCAAACTTATATCGAAAATCTGATATAGGCTACAGCCTTTTAAGACCTTTCTATAAAGTTTATGAATTTACAATAAAACTCATACCAGATAGAGCATTTATAAAATGGTATTTTAAAAGGTATATGGGCTATTCATTCGACATAGATAATCCTCAAACATTAAATGAAAAAATAACATGGTTAAAACTATACGACAGATCTGACCTACACACCCGAGTTGCAGATAAATATACTGTGAGATCTTATATAGCTGAAAAAATAGGTGAACAATACCTAATTCCTCTACTCTACCACACAAAAGATGCTTCTAAATTAAGACCTGAGAACTTACCAGATTCCAGTTTTATTATTAAAAACAATCACGATAGTGGCGGCTATGTTATAGTTAAAGATAAATCTGTTATAGATTGGCCCAAAGTACAAAAAAGCTTCAAGCGGAGCTTAAAAGAGAATTTTTACTACGCCACTAGAGAGTGGCAGTATAAAAATATTGAGCCAAGAATTGTAGTAGAGGAACTTTTAACAACAGAAAATGGTGAAATTCCAAACGATTATAAATGCCATTGTTTTAACGGCAAGTTGGCATTTGTTCATGTAGATATAGACCGGTTTGGTGACCGTAGAAGAAATTTATACGATACAAATTGGAATTTAATACCATGCGTATGGCAATATGAAAACGGAACAGTAGAAAAAAAGCCCGAGTTATTTGATAAGATGAAAAGCTTAGCCGAAACATTAGCTAAGGATTTCATTTATGCAAGAATAGATTTTTACTTAGTGAAAGGACAAATATATTTTGGCGAAATCTCGTTTCATCATCACTCAGGCACTCAGAAATTTAAGACTCGCGAATGCGATTTAAAATTTGGCCAACAACTTAATTTACCCAATACAATTTAG
- a CDS encoding glycosyltransferase: MDSKIDILIAIPKLTAGGAERVFSFISRDLNRDNFNVTLVIVGFETENKYDVSKINTIYLNKNRVRNGVVDLIKTIYKVKPQIVLSTISDLNVIMGYISFLFPAIKFVGRHTFIIGESHKISKLKKTFDLKLYGLKRLDFFICQSLDMKNSIIKYYGLKKEKLKVINNPITDLSHLKTNQSNGKIKKYITIGRLTKIKGHIRMLNILKKVNHPFQLTIIGSGSFKDEIFNEVDRLNLKDNIKHIEYTDNVYKYLVENDLFLQGSYSEGFPNALLESCSVGVPAIAFDVPGGTKEIIDNGINGYLVKSEEEFIEKLNDQKKWNPVEVKESVRRKFGPNIILKNYEDFFTEIINK; the protein is encoded by the coding sequence ATGGATTCTAAAATAGACATTCTAATTGCCATACCAAAGCTTACTGCTGGTGGTGCTGAGCGTGTATTCTCATTTATTTCAAGAGATTTAAACAGAGATAATTTTAACGTAACACTCGTAATTGTTGGATTTGAAACTGAAAATAAATATGATGTTTCTAAAATCAATACTATTTATCTAAATAAAAATAGAGTTAGAAATGGAGTCGTTGACTTAATTAAAACTATTTATAAGGTTAAACCACAAATCGTATTGAGTACAATATCAGACTTAAATGTAATAATGGGATATATATCCTTTTTATTTCCCGCGATAAAGTTTGTAGGTAGACATACTTTTATAATTGGAGAAAGCCATAAAATTTCAAAACTAAAAAAAACTTTTGATCTTAAATTATACGGTCTAAAGAGATTAGATTTTTTTATTTGCCAATCTTTAGATATGAAGAACAGCATAATAAAATACTACGGCTTAAAAAAAGAGAAATTAAAAGTAATAAACAATCCAATTACTGATCTTAGTCACTTAAAGACAAATCAATCAAACGGAAAGATTAAGAAATACATAACAATCGGCAGATTAACAAAAATTAAAGGGCACATACGAATGTTAAACATTTTAAAAAAAGTTAACCACCCTTTTCAACTCACCATTATTGGCTCGGGTAGTTTTAAAGACGAAATTTTTAACGAAGTCGATAGACTAAACTTAAAAGACAACATCAAGCATATTGAATACACTGATAATGTTTACAAGTACCTAGTTGAAAACGACCTATTTTTACAAGGCTCTTATTCCGAGGGCTTCCCAAATGCATTATTAGAAAGTTGTTCTGTCGGTGTTCCTGCAATTGCTTTTGATGTTCCTGGTGGCACTAAAGAGATTATTGATAATGGCATTAATGGCTACTTAGTAAAAAGCGAGGAAGAGTTTATTGAAAAACTAAATGATCAAAAAAAATGGAATCCGGTAGAAGTTAAAGAAAGTGTTCGAAGAAAATTCGGCCCTAATATTATATTAAAAAATTACGAAGACTTTTTTACAGAAATAATCAATAAATAA
- a CDS encoding sugar-transfer associated ATP-grasp domain-containing protein, with amino-acid sequence MKELAKIILEKSKSFIYHREQNAEALKIRKVVEGQKGKLSTENKKRCVEYAQDIFGHKKYAPWLMTYCSYTNEFKEGWIPDNYYGETVIPLLKGEYGKITDRSLVLSQVINDEYSSDIGYFINGLFLNTKSEVIEPKDIKELLFQKNSRIVYKVESSFQGKGILFFDKETFNIKKIKKLGNGVFQKFIEQHPFFDQFNKSAVGTIRLTTVLNNKAEVELRAGYFRFGRTGDTHVKSSSQMRIPIDIEKGCLWNKKVAFYPSTKFTDTLPDNNIDFAGLELPYFKNCVEEIKKLHNAIPYIRCIGWDLIIDNNNNLRIIELNGNHNGITLSEMVQGPCFKGLGWENLHKTG; translated from the coding sequence ATGAAAGAACTAGCCAAGATAATCTTAGAGAAGTCTAAAAGTTTTATTTACCACAGAGAACAAAACGCCGAAGCATTAAAAATCAGAAAGGTTGTGGAAGGTCAAAAAGGTAAATTAAGTACAGAAAATAAAAAACGCTGTGTAGAGTACGCTCAAGATATATTTGGTCATAAAAAATATGCACCTTGGTTAATGACCTACTGTTCTTATACAAACGAATTTAAAGAAGGGTGGATTCCTGATAACTATTACGGTGAAACTGTTATCCCTTTATTAAAAGGCGAATACGGAAAAATAACAGATAGAAGTTTAGTGCTAAGCCAAGTAATTAATGATGAGTACAGTTCAGATATTGGGTATTTTATAAACGGCCTTTTTTTAAACACAAAGAGCGAAGTTATTGAACCAAAAGATATTAAAGAACTCCTTTTCCAAAAAAATAGTCGTATCGTTTATAAAGTGGAAAGCTCGTTTCAAGGTAAAGGCATTCTGTTTTTTGATAAAGAAACATTCAACATAAAAAAAATAAAGAAACTAGGAAACGGTGTTTTCCAAAAATTTATTGAACAACATCCATTTTTTGACCAATTTAATAAATCAGCTGTCGGAACAATTAGATTAACAACCGTACTAAATAATAAGGCCGAAGTTGAGTTAAGGGCAGGATATTTTAGGTTTGGGAGAACTGGTGACACCCATGTTAAATCTTCTAGCCAAATGAGAATACCTATAGACATCGAAAAGGGATGCTTATGGAACAAAAAAGTTGCTTTTTATCCTAGTACAAAGTTTACGGACACACTACCCGATAATAATATTGATTTTGCAGGGTTAGAATTACCTTATTTTAAAAACTGTGTTGAAGAAATAAAAAAACTACATAATGCCATACCTTATATTAGGTGTATTGGCTGGGATTTAATTATAGACAACAACAATAATTTAAGAATCATTGAACTAAACGGTAACCATAATGGCATCACTCTAAGTGAAATGGTGCAAGGTCCTTGTTTTAAAGGCCTAGGATGGGAAAATCTTCACAAAACGGGCTAA
- a CDS encoding glycosyltransferase: MTPNQKKNIAILSISLASGGAEKVISLLLKELRHDYNVTLVLFHKVLHFPVPEGVEIFAMSDKHANRPFYKKFFDSISFIFRYYRFIKKNNIEISVSFLAFPNLINGIVATFNKNIKTIISERGFPSDNVTSKLSFYISKVFYPLLYNKCDKLFSNSVYINEDLEDNFGIKIPMEVIYNPIELPSRVIHPERLNNNTNKLKLITAGTINKRKNQIMVIRAINESKLDYDFSILGDGDLRTYLTEEIAKFELEDQITLKGKVKNVNDYLIDNECFVLSSFTEGFPNALIEAMAIGLPSVSTNCLSGPLELLNENEPINIKNGEFYIGKYGLLVNNDDHIGLSKALDYYHQNPAERERFSRLSLERAKAYELTSIYSKFNRFIKS, translated from the coding sequence ATGACCCCAAATCAAAAAAAAAATATTGCCATCTTAAGCATATCACTAGCAAGTGGTGGTGCAGAAAAAGTAATAAGTTTACTCTTAAAAGAACTAAGACACGATTATAACGTTACTCTAGTTTTATTTCACAAGGTATTACACTTCCCTGTTCCTGAAGGTGTTGAAATTTTCGCCATGAGCGATAAGCATGCTAACAGACCTTTCTACAAGAAGTTTTTTGATTCTATCAGCTTTATTTTTAGATATTACCGTTTTATTAAAAAGAATAACATAGAAATCTCTGTTTCTTTTTTAGCATTTCCTAATTTAATAAATGGCATTGTAGCAACATTCAATAAAAATATAAAAACAATTATTAGCGAAAGAGGTTTTCCCTCAGACAATGTAACGAGTAAGTTATCCTTTTATATTTCAAAAGTCTTCTACCCTCTTCTATACAATAAATGTGATAAGTTATTTTCAAATTCAGTCTATATTAATGAAGATTTAGAAGATAATTTTGGTATTAAAATTCCTATGGAGGTTATCTATAATCCAATAGAACTACCAAGCAGAGTAATACACCCAGAACGCCTAAACAACAATACAAACAAGTTAAAGCTTATTACAGCAGGTACTATTAATAAAAGAAAAAATCAAATCATGGTTATTAGAGCCATAAATGAATCTAAATTAGATTACGATTTTTCTATTCTTGGTGATGGAGATTTAAGAACCTATTTAACAGAAGAAATAGCAAAGTTTGAATTAGAAGATCAAATTACACTCAAAGGAAAAGTTAAAAACGTAAATGACTATCTTATAGATAACGAGTGTTTTGTGCTTTCCTCGTTTACCGAAGGTTTTCCAAATGCATTAATAGAAGCTATGGCAATTGGTTTGCCAAGTGTATCAACAAATTGCTTATCCGGTCCGTTAGAATTATTAAATGAAAACGAACCCATAAACATAAAAAATGGTGAGTTTTATATAGGAAAATATGGTTTATTAGTTAATAATGACGACCATATCGGACTAAGTAAAGCTTTAGATTATTACCATCAAAACCCTGCTGAACGAGAGCGCTTTAGTCGATTAAGTTTAGAACGCGCCAAAGCTTATGAACTAACGTCTATTTACAGCAAATTCAACCGATTTATTAAAAGCTAA